Proteins from a genomic interval of Scomber scombrus chromosome 11, fScoSco1.1, whole genome shotgun sequence:
- the LOC133990134 gene encoding inner ear-specific collagen-like, translating to MSWFPQPAALSDTPKAEDQQRLHSCVKAFYWVLRSRRREKTQFLFSKDNKDAPLYCPAGEVLFWGEAYIWIKASSLRLIFPKIIIIIQTMLHDSERAMSSRLLGLLVLSSLCSAMLLPNSTSVWSSEEEGSTDPNTYQWPAPDEEAPSESSEDTPPWLPVARSSPLQMPPTGLPWPPSSNMTAGSGKHWEMGDTGPEIPPLPDMAICDMLMNAPSPPPIDQIPFFCLCLHCKGTVGPKGDHGDRGPPGQPGSPGRRGMTGFRGRPGFTGPMGIKGQKGDHGEKGQNGAIGFNGMKGDRGFKGEKGDRGMIGLQGVQGVQGETGTCPASCESVQGPTGPQGLPGPAGSRGLPGVHGRGGPKGFKGDKGDLGMVGTPGMDGQKGDQGEQGLCNCTDGMDGTDGRPGEKGPKGDKGDMGTEGVQGPIGLKGNQGFIGPMGPPGPCSPVIHSAFSAALNQSLPAPNWPIPFPHIITNQLGHFNPFMGIYTAPVNGTYVFTFHLAVSDKMLKVGLFHNFYPVIKTTAVNSQATASQTVILHLSMLDQVWLQVKNSTTNGIHTDNESSSTFSGYLLHPDSCEFPVGRHHHHLQNYQRGDFGWNGPPPKTTTQPPH from the exons ATGTCCTGGTTTCCACAGCCGGCGGCGCTCAGTGACACACCAAAGGCCGAGGATCAACAACGGCTGCATTCCTGTGTGAAGGCTTTTTACTGGGTATT GAGGTCACGTCGCAGGGAGAAGACCCAGTTCCTCTTCAGTAAGGACAATAAGGACGCACCTCTTTATTGTCCTGCTGGAGAAGTGTTGTTTTGGGGCGAGGCTTATATATGGATCAAAGCCTCTTCACTCCGGCTCATCTTCccaaaaatcatcatcatcatccagacGATGCTGCACGACTCAGAGAGAGCG ATGTCGTCGAGGCTGTTGGGACTCCTCGTCCTGTCCTCACTCTGTTCAGCCATGCTGCTACCAAACAGCACCTCTGTGTGGTCCAGTGAAGAGGAAGGCTCCACGGACCCCAACACCTACCAATGGCCCGCTCCAGACGAGGAGGCACCATCAGAGTCTTCGGAGGACACCCCCCCCTGGTTGCCCGTCGCTCGCAGCTCCCCCCTGCAGATGCCCCCGACAGGTCTGCCCTGGCCGCCCAGCAGCAACATGACCGCAGGCTCTGGCAAGCACTGGGAGATGGGGGACACAGGTCCAGAGATACCCCCCTTGCCTGATATGGCGATCTGCGACATGCTGATGAATGCGCCATCACCGCCGCCCATTGACCAGATTCCATTTTTCTGCCTCTGCTTGCACTGTAAAGGCACCGTGGGGCCCAAAGGAGACCATGGAGACCGGGGCCCTCCAG GTCAACCTGGGAGTCCCGGGAGAAGAGGAATGACAGGGTTCAGAGGTCGCCCAGGATTCACAGGCCCAATGGGGATAAAAG gTCAGAAGGGAGACCATGGTGAGAAGGGGCAGAATGGCGCCATCGGTTTCAACGGGATGAAAGGCGACCGAGGCTTCAAAG GAGAGAAAGGAGACCGAGGAATGATAGGGCTCCAGGGTGTCCAGGGTGTCCAGGGAGAAACCGGGACATGCCCTGCTTCCTGTGAGAGTGTCCAGGGTCCAACGGGTCCACAAGGCCTCCCTGGACCAGCCGGATCCCGAGGTCTGCCTGGGGTCCATGGACGTGGGGGACCTAAAGGTTTTAAGGGTGATAAGGGTGACCTCGGCATGGTCGGCACCCCTGGAATGGACGGCCAGAAGGGTGATCAAGGCGAGCAGGGGTTGTGCAACTGCACAGATGGGATGGATGGCACAGATGGGAGACCTGGGGAAAAGGGGCCTAAAGGGGACAAAGGTGACATGGGTACCGAGGGTGTACAAGGCCCAATAGGCCTAAAGGGCAACCAGGGCTTCATTGGCCCCATGGGGCCGCCTGGGCCCTGCTCCCCAGTCATCCATTCAGCCTTCTCTGCAGCTCTCAACCAGTCGTTGCCTGCTCCAAACTGGCCCATTCCTTTCCCACACATCATTACGAACCAGCTGGGGCATTTCAACCCCTTCATGGGCATCTACACGGCTCCTGTCAACGGCACCTACGTCTTCACCTTCCACCTCGCAGTCTCCGACAAGATGCTTAAGGTCGGCCTGTTCCACAACTTCTACCCTGTCATCAAAACAACAGCAGTAAACAGCCAAGCCACCGCCAGCCAGACTGTCATCCTCCATCTCAGCATGTTAGACCAGGTGTGGCTGCAGGTGAAGAACTCCACCACCAACGGCATTCACACCGACAATGAGAGCAGCAGCACGTTCTCAGGATATCTGCTGCATCCTGACTCCTGCGAATTTCCAGTGGGccgacatcatcatcatctgcagaACTATCAGAGGGGAGACTTCGGCTGGAATGGTCCACCACCCAAAACCACCACTCAACCACCACATTAG